The sequence gacttttaggaagtccagacgacttccagacgactaacaagtaagtcgtcccaaaagtcttccagatctgaaaaacctgcatattaaatccagatctgaaaaacctgcatattcaaaaacgttcaaatggcttaaaaacagaaaaaatgaatggaagattagataaatctacctttacagaacacacaaaaatacatatctaaaaataataaatctacctttaaattagtggaagatgagtaccatctaattaaaaacctgcaaaaaaaaaatagattagtaacaaagacatgagacaaaattgaaaaattcatataaagtttggtgttttcaagtcaaagagattaaagtgggtttggagagttttagtttgggaaaaaagtaagaactttatacaacaagaagttaccaaatgaagaaaaatcagacataagaacttaccaaaacgctcagaaaaatccagacgacttcctggaagtccagacgacttcctggaagtccagacgacttcctggaagtccagacgacttcctggaagtccagacgacttcctggaagtccagacgacttcctggaagtccagacgacttcctggaagtccagacgacttcctggaagtccagacgactttgtcagaagacttccaagaagtccagacgacttccagacgacttccagacgactaacaggtaagtcgtccagaagtcttccagatctgaaaaacctgcacatcaaatccagatctgaaaaacctgcatatccaaaaacgttcaaatgacttaaaaatagaaaaaatgagtggaagattagataaatctacatttatagaacacacaaaaatacatatctaaaattaatagatctacctctaaattagtggaagatgagtaccacttgattaaaaacctgcaaaagagatagattagtaagaaatacatgagacaaaactgaaaaattcatataaagtttggtgttttcaagtcaaagagattagagagaggttggagagttttagaatgatgaacattacatttttgttgcagccatttgagaggaggagagagaatgtgtaaatttttctttatatagggagacaaaaaatccaattagattaaatatttttgactcagacgacttccaggacgacttacatttcagtcgtctggtgaagaaattaaaacagacgacttacatgtaagtcgtccagaagagcttaatatttttagcgggaaattaaaaaattttagcgggaaactaaaatagaagactttccagacgacttacaagtaagtcgtctggacgactgaaatatacgtcgtccgggtaaattattcaacagacgactgaaatataagtcgtccacaccctaaacataacccctaaacttaattatctaattaaacacttcataaaaccaaatcaaacttgaaaagtgtttactatacacaaaaataaacacatataagtgaaaactaatttttgaaaaaaacattttagttttccaaaatctaaccctaacaatacatacaatactacaacatatgtttgccaaactcctaaaccaaagtatttcatgattcactacttccactcatctatcttcaaaacaaatcaattttatcatatcttaatttatatcagttaaaactgtttataattacttgatttttattttttacgcatcaaaatatttttttacaagatttataaattatttttaaaataaactggtaccagacgacttacatttcagtcgtccagacgacttccaacatctcagacgactcagacgatttactggggctatattcgtaaaaatggcttctgtttttttgtttggtcacaaggggctgagctgtaatttcactaggcttttaggttagttttgcatttgattcaagtttgggtataggtttgggattaaaatcaagttgtgggttagttttggcaaaaacccctattATTATTTGGTCTTTGGTTTAAAGAGAAGGGTTCTATAATtcacatatacatataaatcATGTCTGttgaacaaaataatataccttaagaatatatattttataaatcatgTCTCTTGAACAAATTAAATAATACCCCTTCCATACATATTTATAAgttggggtttttgccaaaactaacccacaacttgattttaatcccaaacctatacccaaacttgaatcaaatgcaaaactaacctaaaagcctagtgaaattacagctcagccccttgtgaccaaacaaaaaaacagaagccatttttacgaatatagccccagtaaatcgtctgagtcgtctgagatgttggaagtcgtctggacgactgaaatgtaagtcgtctggtaccagtttattttaaaaataatttataaatcttgtaaaaaaatattttgatgcgtaaaaaataaaaatcaagtaattataaacagttttaactgatataaattaagatatgataaaattgatttgttttgaagatagatgagtggaagtagtgaatcatgaaatactttggtttaggagtttggcaaacatatgttgtagtattgtatgtattgttagggttagattttggaaaactaaaatgtttttttcaaaaattagttttcacttatatgtgtttatttttgtgtatagtaaacacttttcaagtttgatttggttttatgaagtgtttaattagataattaagtttaggggttatgtttagggtgtggacgacttatatttcagtcgtctgttgaataatttacccggacgacgtatatttcagtcgtccagacgacttacttgtaagtcgtctggaaagtcttctattttagtttcccgctaaaattttttaatttcccgctaaaaatattaagctcttctggacgacttacatgtaagtcgtctgttttaatttcttcaccagacgactgaaatgtaagtcgtcctggaagtcgtctgagtcaaaaatatttaatctaattggattttttgtctccctatataaagaaaaatttacacattctctctcctcctctcaaatagctgcaacaaaaatgtaatgttcatcattctaaaactctccaacctctctctaatctctttgacttgaaaacaccaaactttatatgaatttttcagttttgtctcatgtatttcttactaatctatctcttttgcaggtttttaatcaagtggtactcatcttccactaatttagaggtagatctattaattttagatatgtatttttgtgtgttctataaatgtagatttatctaatcttccactcattttttctatttttaagtcatttgaacgtttttggatatgcaggtttttcagatctggatttgatgtgcaggtttttcagatctggaagacttctggacgacttacctgttagtcgtctggaagtcgtctggaagtcgtctggacttcttggaagtcttctgacaaagtcgtctggacttccaggaagtcgtctggacttccaggaagtcgtctggacttccaggaagtcgtctggacttccaggaagtcgtctggacttccaggaagtcgtctggacttccaggaagtcgtctggatttttctgagcgttttggtaagttcttatgtctgatttttcttcatttggtaacttcttgttgtataaagttcttacttttttcccaaactaaaactctccaaacccactttaatctctttgacttgaaaacaccaaactttatatgaatttttcaattttgtctcatgtctttgttactaatctattttttttttgcaggtttttaattagatggtactcatcttccactaatttaaaggtagatttattatttttagatatgtatttttgtgtgttctgtaaaggtagatttatctaatcttccattcattttttctgtttttaagccatttgaacgtttttgaatatgcaggtttttcagatctggatttaatatgcaggtttttcagatctggaagacttttgggacgacttacttgttagtcgtctggaagtcgtctggacttcctaaaagtcgtctggacttcctgtaaagtcgtctggaagtcgtctggacttcctgtaaagtcgtctggacttcctgtaaagtcgtctggaagtcgtctggacttcctgtaaagtcgtctggacttcctgtaaagtcgtctggaagtcgtctggacttcctaaaagtcgtctgaacttcctggaagtcgtctggacttcttagaagtcgtctggacttcttaaaagttgtctggtcttgtctactcatctactcaagtggaatccaagcttgtctttgtagatgaatgatctataatagttttgtttgtggtctgttttgtgaattgcatgtatactcttttagttgtgaattttttgtaaaatcagtaataatgttttccaagatgtattaaatgtgctaacaatgtgtttacacatttacaaatcaatgaaataatagacttcagtagcctttttcttatctttggatctctcatatgcaataataaactccaatggcctttttctcatcataataaacaagaatgttggtaagagatggaaacaaacaatagtaactagtcaaagcatatcatattttttaagtttgcattgaaaaacttagtcaaatttagtaaaactaagggagagaacatattttgtaaatatgagttttacatatcttgaagttacttatcactcttaaaaatacaagttattcaaaaactaactagaagacttaaaaactagtggagaagacgcggacgacttcaatctaagttgtctagacgactaaactatatgtcgtctggtcaacgcagaggttatttttgcaattgactttgaaatctgttatttcggacgactgaaagttaagtcgtctactattgtttggttaaaaaaaaaactccaaaaaagctagacgacttacatttcagtcgtcagaggttagttttgcatttgactggattatttcagaagtttgactttttggacgacttacatttcagtcgtctagtgaaaattaaaataataatatttttttaaaagtagacgacttaaagttaagtcgtcgtaggttagttttgcaattgaaaaaaaaaacttcaagatttaattatatacagacgacttataattcagtcgtccacgagacgactgaaatgtaagtcgtctaggatttacgaggtttgaccagaatctcggaaaaaagtcctggacgacttacaattaagtcgtctggtggacgactgaattataagtcgtctgtgtataattaaatcttgaagttttttttttcaattgcaaaactaacctatgacgacttaactttaagtcgtctacttttaaaaaaatattattattttaattttcgccagacgactgaaatgtaagtcgtctggggaagtcaaacttctgaaattatctagtcaaatgcaaaactaacctatgacgactgaaatgtaagtcgtctaggttctttggaattttttttgaaaccaaacaatagtagacgacttaactttcagtcgtctcaggttacagatttcaaagtcaattgcaaaaataacctctgcgttgaccagacgacttccaggtaagtcgtctacagccagacgactgaaaggtaagtcgtctacagccagacgacttcccaagtaagtcgtctgacgaacagatctggaaaaaaactcgatgtcataccttaaattggtgagataagttccttagacCAACCGCAACGGAAGCCCTTAGCGATTCTTAAGGGTCATTACCAAAGTTAATGGtaatataaaaactatatttcaGCATAATTATCTAAGGATCAACCCGTAAGTAAGGGGTCGAGGGAGCTGAACCTTGGGCGACGTGGCAGGTGGGTATTGGCGGAAGATTCATTCGTCTTTGGTGTagacggaaaaaaaaattcattttcgacgaaggaaagaaaaaaaaagaaagctgTCGAGAAAAGGCGATAAAAGGCGATTTCTAATCGATTTTGACGAAGGTAAATTGAAGCTTTCTTTTGCTGTTTGTTCGATTTAGATTAGGTTACATGTTGTTTTCCTCTGAAATTAGGGTTCTGATTTGTGTTTTCAATCGATTTGTGGACAAAAACgtttgaaattagggtttcaaaGATGGGGGTTTTCAATCGATTTGGGGTTTAAGGTCgtttgaaattagggtttcaaaGAAGGGGGTTTtagatcggtttgtattttgagtTTGAAAACGATTTTCGTTTCAAACCATTTGTCTTGTTTTCTTAAATCAGTTCTTACCCTAATGATCTTTCATTTCTTCCTCACTTTATCTTCCTCGCTTAATCTTACATGATATCTTTCATGTTTACAGAGACATAATGGGACAAGATTATTCGTATACACAGCCTTCTTCTTCAGCAGAGTCGCTTGACATGACGTACCTTCTTGAAGCAGAATGTGAACTGTACAAGGATGAAGATGACAGTAGGATCTTGCATCAAGTGTACGGAGACGAAGCTGATGATGGAATGCCTTCGACATGCTACTGTGGTTCTGATGCAGTGGTTGCAACATCTTACACGCGTAAAGATCCAGGGCGTTTGTATCTGACCTGCGAGAATGTAAACGATGGGGACTGCCACATCTGGAAGTGGTGGGATGTAGCTGTTACGGAGGAGCTCAGAGACGTTCAGACACAGCTTAGGCTGGTGAAGGAGCAAGCATTTGAGTGTGACCAGAAGCTGATGAAGCTACAAAAGGTGGTGTGTGAGTTATCTAAGAAGAATGCAGTGCTTAGAAATGGCTTTGCGTTGCGCGTCTGTGTAATGGTCGCTGCACTACTCTTGGTTGGTTTGGCGGTGATGTTTCAGTCTGGTAAGTTTCAATATTTGCAATTGTTGTTCttctttattcaattttgaaaaaCTATTGACTGTTTGATCACATTTTTTTTGCAGGAAGAGCTTCCAAGAATTAAACCAGAGCCCCTTCCGTGTCTGTATAATTAAGGTACTACAGCTACGTCTCTCTGTTTCATCCTAGTGTATTTTGGTagtctaataataaatataacttCAAAAATACTAGTACTCTGTCGGAGCAATTGTGAATgtaattaactttttaaaaatattagcttGGTTAAATGCTAGTTATAGTTTGATTGGTTAAATTCTAGTTATAGTTAGCTTGCTTAAATGCTAGTTTGCTTTTTACCTTCCTACCGCCAAGGATTTGattgttttaaatgttttagagGTGTTATTAGTCTGATTTGATTGGTGTTGAATGCAAGTACTTTGCTTTCCACCTTCCTAACTGCTCGGTTGAAATGTATCTTAGGTTAAAGGTCGCCTACTTAAGGCTATGTGTTGCTATTAGAGCGACACAGAACATTCTCAAAACCATGGATCCTAAAACTAGTTATACAAACCTCTTGTTTAGTCAATCTCAGACTACAGTGGACCTTGATTCACCCGAACCTTTTTGGTTGGGTAGCCAAGGTCCTAATGAGTCAGTTGTCGAGCCTGTTGTCGAGTCTGGTGGCGACCCTAAGGAGAGGAGGAAATGGACTCCGAAGGAGGATAAAATCCTAATTGGTGCTTGGCTTAACACCAGTAAGGATGTTGTCGTAAGTAATGACCAGAGGGCTGGTGCATTCTGGAAGCGCATTGTCGACTACTACAACGCAAGTCCGCAATTGGCTGGGACAATACCGAGAGAGGTTTGTTCCTGCAAGAAGCGTTGGGGTAGGATCAACACTGACGTATCCAAGTTTGCTGGATGCTATGACGCCGCTCTGAGGGAGCAGAGGAGTGGCcaaaatgatgatgatgtgatGAAAGCCGCCATAGACATTTTCTTCAAAACTAACGCCTACAAGTTCGGCATGGATCACTGCTGGAGGGAGCTGAGGCATGACCAGAAATGGTGCTCCACCTATGGGCCTAAAGAATGTGGAAAGGAAAAGCGCAAAGGAGACGTGGAGGCTGATGGAGGAAATGAAGCAGAGGGCAGACTTATTGGGGTCAAGGCTGCTAAAGCTGCATCTAAGAAGAATAAGAGTGGTAAAGAAGAGTCTTTGGCAAAGATACACGCAATCATGGAAATCAAAGAAAAGCTGTCTAAACAGAAGGTCCTTGAACGTCTTCTTGGGAAAAAAGAGCCACTCACTGAGATGGAAACATCCCTTCAACTCAAACTCATGGCTGAGATGTTATGAGGTTATGTCTTTGTTTCTTCCCATAGTTAGCTATCTCGTTTCTATTGCTAGGACTTACCTATCTTGTTGATTGAGTTGTGAGCTATTTCGTTTCTTTTGCTAAGACTTAGTTATGTCGTTGATTGTGAGTAATTACATCTTGTTGGTATTTCACATGTGTTTGTTTCCACTTCAACACTAACATCTAAGGACCTCTTTTTAGGACTCACCATTGTAAACACTTATTTGGTTCAGATCCTTAgctatttaacaaaaaataaaaattatttttaaattactaaGGGTTCCACAATGGGTGCCACCATTGTGGATGctcttagcatacataaggcttctccaagcacacagaatcacaaacgaaagtcacccacccataattgttagcttctatgactctatgaaccataaaaaatttagaatcaaaatcttgggtttttttagctcattgtggagagaaagtgagagatatgttgtgtttagttcacaagaattgaaaaagaagaagggtaaatcgattttgggagcattaagagcttcaaattggttgttcatggtggttgtggtattgatgacaatggcaatcttgtaattacttgaagatgatgagggtgagagagtaaaaatgtcattttcgaaaaaaaaaaaaaaaaaaaattgatggcattttcgtaaattatatgaacttgtggggtgaatagggcaaaaccaattttcaaaaaaaagggaggttagttttgtgtttgactttaagttgtaggtcaattttgcaaaaatcccttaTAAGTTTAAGTATGCTATCCTTCAAAGACGTAGACGCACCCATACTTATTCTGattaaatatgtttttggtTCTTTTATAATATCAGTCTGCTTTTGTGTACATTTAGCaaactcttttatttttatcagtCGGTACATTTTCTCGGCGCATGAATACttggaaaaggaaaaaatatatatcgtGCCAACTGCCAGTTGAAGTGACCTGGTTTCGAATTTGATATATATCGTAGTTTATATAACTGGAACAGAACAGTCACATTGTAATAGACTAATAGTTACTTTGTTCAAAACTTATATACGGTTATAACGAAGTTCAATTGACACAATATTAATACTCTTAAAAGTATAATGTTTAACGACTCCGGGTGTTACTCCTTTAAGTGTATACATGTGTATATCATGTGTTCAATGCATGGTAAATAAATCTTTCGGTTAAATATATATACGATTGGTCAACGTGCACATCGTTATACATTTATATGTTCACATGACCGTACAAAGGTAGACAAAAAAATTCTCGACCCCGAAGTTCCAACATCAGTTTTGATAACATAAAATGTTTTACGTAGGTTCTTCTTTATAATGGATGGTCCCAATCTGTAAAACAAATGTCAATTATAACGTGCGACGTGCAAGGGCAGATCTAGAGTAGTATTTAGTATGGGGCACATACTGAAACAGATAAATActttaaagatatataaataaatttttgttaaattatttaagaaaaaatacaaaGGAGTATAGGGCCCATGCCACACCCTTCTTTCACTTGGATCTGCCACTCTGCGACGTGTCACGTGTCCCTAGGCACCTCTACAAGATACTTTGCCTTGGATTTTCCGTAGGCGCGTAGAgttaaaaaaacttataattaaatattaatatatatacacatatatgtattttaagaaCACCGAAGCTAAAACTTCCTATTAGGAATGCTCTAAGCATCTGAagtatatataatctattaaaactgaaatacaaATAAATCTTAACCTTAAGTTTTCCTTAATAATTACTATCCAATGctactaattttataaataacaatTTTCATAAGCATGACTATGAAATTGCCTAATATTTAGGTAcctaataaattaaattacttCATTtacttaaaaatcaaaaagttaATGTTTCAATccataaaagaaaaactatgaaatatattaaattatcagattaatttattggtttattgaaaattaaattaatcaaaatcgttttaattttcagaataataaaactaactcagttatatttaattaattagcttcttttaatttaattagtacaataatatatgtatttaatttttgaacgtttacaaaaattaaaagtaaatactCGTGCGGACGGCACGGGTAAAGATCTAGTTatggtttattttaaaaacttatataGGAATTAGTTTACATTGATATAAGTTTATGAATCTAAGGTAGTTTCATCCAATTTTATTTGAAAGCAATTGAACTCTTAAACCATGTACAATAGCcatgtttatttttgtaaatgttGGCAGCAGCGGCAGCGACTGAAAATAACACTTCTACTGAGACATAAATGAATgattttgaaaatgaatttaATCATCGCCGTTTGCCGCAGCGACTGAAAAGGCAGACACTGTTGATGCCTTATATTTTAAGCGTCGGATTTACTTATTGCTTCTTGCCACTGCGACTGAAAAAATAAGTTTGTGTCATCAGAGTCGTATTTCAGA comes from Brassica rapa cultivar Chiifu-401-42 chromosome A02, CAAS_Brap_v3.01, whole genome shotgun sequence and encodes:
- the LOC117131950 gene encoding glutathione S-transferase T3-like → MYLRLKVAYLRLCVAIRATQNILKTMDPKTSYTNLLFSQSQTTVDLDSPEPFWLGSQGPNESVVEPVVESGGDPKERRKWTPKEDKILIGAWLNTSKDVVVSNDQRAGAFWKRIVDYYNASPQLAGTIPREVCSCKKRWGRINTDVSKFAGCYDAALREQRSGQNDDDVMKAAIDIFFKTNAYKFGMDHCWRELRHDQKWCSTYGPKECGKEKRKGDVEADGGNEAEGRLIGVKAAKAASKKNKSGKEESLAKIHAIMEIKEKLSKQKVLERLLGKKEPLTEMETSLQLKLMAEML